The proteins below are encoded in one region of Arthrobacter sp. CJ23:
- a CDS encoding DUF3427 domain-containing protein translates to MAEGLYELLHTEELASRLTLVPELQPSVADVDSEDTPDILSRHVADAVRQALTMAKPEDRVALANRLLNEIQHADRITEGPTRLLSLHRPDALKRRQLRRPATPLSDSALLTNSKDEPNLAAELRTEIESANTVDLLCAFVRWTGLRLLQPALEQLQERGVKFRVLTTTYMGATERRAIDELVHRYGAEVKINYETQATRLHAKAWLFRRNSGFDTAYVGSSNLSQAALLDGLEWNVRLSAVGTPALLKKFEVTFDSYWEQKAFQSYDPERDGAKLDAALERNGGRRTQAPDAGTGLEVQPFLHQEEMLEDLEAERSKGFNRNLLVAATGTGKTVIAALDYKRLCEGAGRNLTLLFVAHRQEILKQSLRTYRDVMQDGAFGELYVGEHKPKQWKHVFASVQSLASIGIQNLKPEQFDVIVIDEFHHAMAPTYKQLLDYLRPQQLLGLTATPERGDGGDVAKEFFDGRTASELRLWDALDADLLVPFHYFGVSDDVDLSQVEWKRGNYDTAQLDRLYTGNDARAAKVIRELRDKVTGTDHMRAIGFCVSVQHAHYMAEVFNRAGITSVAVHGGTDDAERALALNRLLEREINCIFAVDLFNEGLDLPQVDTILMLRPTQSATIFLQQLGRGLRRADDKAVLTVLDFIGQQHREFRFDLRYRALTGYGRKKLERAVEDEFPFLPSGSQIVLDRVAQKVVLDNIQAQLRFNRRQLIRDIASHREVQLADYLRESGHELKTIYRSTKDSWTEYLRQAELIQGFSPFEAELKDRHFDLSAADEKKLLGRMAAFIHVDDPERADAYSMLVTPEAPRYAELGPRDQTFARMLFYTLWNDGGGFATYDAGLDYLRGYQFVCSEIRQLVKLGTAASRHAAKGLGAGLQHIPLLSHATYRREEILAALQFGSLELGKNVQHREGVAWCPATSTDAFFVTLNKDDKKHSVTTMYRDFAISPELFHWESQNNTSPSSLVGRRYLNRSAHGSQMVLFTRDTAEDETGLTVPYTCLGQVDYVQHSGERPIAITWKLHRQMPADVYATAAAVAQ, encoded by the coding sequence CTGGCCGAGGGACTGTACGAACTCCTGCACACCGAGGAACTCGCATCCAGGCTGACGCTAGTACCCGAGCTCCAGCCGTCGGTCGCAGACGTGGACAGCGAAGACACTCCGGACATCCTGTCGCGCCACGTAGCCGACGCTGTCCGCCAAGCTCTCACAATGGCCAAACCCGAGGACCGAGTGGCACTGGCCAACCGCCTCCTCAACGAAATCCAGCATGCGGACCGCATCACCGAGGGCCCCACGCGGCTTCTGTCCCTCCACCGCCCGGACGCGCTCAAACGGCGCCAACTCCGCCGCCCCGCCACACCTCTGTCAGACTCGGCACTCCTGACCAACAGTAAGGACGAGCCCAACCTCGCAGCCGAGCTCCGGACCGAGATCGAGTCCGCCAATACGGTGGACCTGCTCTGCGCCTTTGTGCGTTGGACGGGCCTCCGGCTCCTCCAACCGGCCCTGGAGCAACTCCAGGAACGCGGCGTCAAATTCAGGGTCCTCACCACCACGTACATGGGGGCCACAGAGCGCCGTGCCATTGACGAACTCGTCCACCGCTACGGCGCCGAGGTGAAGATCAACTACGAAACCCAGGCCACACGGCTCCACGCCAAGGCATGGCTCTTCCGGAGGAACTCCGGCTTCGATACCGCCTACGTGGGCAGTTCCAACCTCAGCCAAGCCGCGCTTCTCGACGGCCTCGAGTGGAATGTGCGGCTCAGCGCCGTTGGCACCCCCGCACTCCTGAAGAAGTTCGAGGTGACCTTCGACAGCTATTGGGAACAGAAGGCCTTCCAGAGTTACGATCCGGAGCGCGACGGTGCCAAGTTGGACGCAGCTCTCGAACGGAACGGCGGACGTCGCACCCAGGCTCCGGACGCTGGCACCGGGTTGGAGGTCCAGCCTTTCCTCCACCAAGAAGAGATGCTTGAAGACCTGGAAGCCGAGCGTTCCAAGGGATTTAACCGCAACCTCCTGGTAGCCGCCACGGGTACCGGCAAGACCGTCATCGCAGCGCTGGACTACAAGCGGCTCTGCGAAGGTGCCGGCCGGAACCTGACGCTGCTGTTTGTTGCTCACCGCCAGGAGATCCTGAAGCAGTCGCTCCGCACGTACCGCGACGTCATGCAGGACGGCGCCTTTGGCGAGCTTTACGTCGGAGAGCACAAGCCAAAGCAGTGGAAACACGTCTTCGCCTCCGTCCAATCGCTCGCATCCATCGGAATCCAGAACCTCAAGCCGGAACAGTTCGACGTCATCGTCATCGATGAGTTCCACCACGCCATGGCGCCCACTTACAAGCAGCTGCTCGACTATCTCCGACCACAGCAGCTCCTGGGGCTGACTGCGACGCCGGAACGCGGCGACGGCGGCGATGTCGCCAAGGAATTCTTCGACGGCCGCACCGCCAGCGAGCTACGGCTCTGGGACGCCTTGGACGCCGACCTCCTGGTGCCATTCCACTACTTTGGGGTGTCCGACGACGTCGACCTCAGCCAGGTCGAATGGAAGCGCGGCAACTACGACACCGCCCAGCTGGACCGCCTGTACACGGGCAACGATGCCCGCGCCGCCAAGGTGATCCGCGAGCTGCGGGACAAGGTCACCGGCACCGACCACATGCGCGCCATCGGGTTCTGCGTCTCGGTGCAGCACGCCCACTACATGGCCGAGGTGTTCAACCGTGCGGGGATCACTTCAGTCGCCGTTCACGGAGGGACCGACGACGCCGAACGCGCCCTTGCGCTGAACAGGCTCCTTGAGAGGGAGATCAACTGTATCTTCGCTGTCGACCTGTTCAACGAGGGTCTTGACCTTCCGCAAGTCGATACGATCCTCATGCTCCGCCCCACGCAGAGCGCCACGATCTTCCTGCAGCAGCTGGGGCGCGGCCTCCGGAGGGCCGACGACAAGGCCGTACTCACCGTTCTCGACTTCATTGGCCAGCAGCACCGTGAGTTCCGCTTTGATCTCCGATACCGGGCGCTGACCGGCTATGGCCGCAAGAAGCTGGAGAGGGCTGTGGAGGACGAGTTCCCGTTCCTGCCGTCGGGCTCGCAGATCGTGCTGGACCGGGTGGCCCAGAAGGTTGTGCTGGACAACATCCAGGCGCAGCTGCGCTTCAACAGGCGGCAGTTGATCCGCGACATAGCCTCCCACCGGGAGGTCCAGTTGGCAGACTACCTGCGCGAGTCCGGGCATGAACTGAAGACGATCTACCGGTCCACGAAGGATTCATGGACTGAATACCTACGCCAGGCCGAGCTGATCCAGGGCTTCTCGCCGTTCGAGGCAGAGCTGAAGGACCGGCATTTTGATCTGTCGGCGGCCGATGAGAAGAAGCTCCTCGGACGCATGGCTGCCTTCATTCACGTGGACGATCCGGAACGCGCCGATGCCTATTCGATGCTGGTCACGCCGGAGGCGCCCCGCTACGCGGAGCTCGGACCTCGTGATCAGACCTTCGCAAGAATGCTGTTCTACACGCTCTGGAACGACGGCGGCGGTTTCGCAACGTACGACGCCGGCCTGGACTATCTCCGCGGCTATCAGTTTGTCTGCAGCGAAATCCGCCAGCTCGTGAAGCTCGGTACGGCGGCTTCTAGGCACGCGGCCAAGGGGCTCGGCGCAGGACTGCAGCACATCCCACTGCTGTCACATGCGACGTACCGGCGCGAGGAGATCTTGGCCGCCCTGCAGTTCGGGTCCTTGGAGCTCGGCAAGAACGTCCAGCATCGTGAAGGCGTGGCCTGGTGCCCGGCAACTTCCACGGACGCCTTCTTCGTGACGCTTAACAAAGACGACAAGAAGCACTCGGTGACAACCATGTACAGGGACTTCGCGATCAGCCCGGAGTTGTTCCATTGGGAGTCGCAGAACAACACTTCTCCGTCCAGCCTGGTTGGCAGACGATACCTTAACCGGTCAGCCCACGGCTCGCAGATGGTGCTCTTCACCCGTGACACGGCCGAAGACGAGACGGGCCTGACCGTCCCATATACCTGCCTTGGTCAGGTGGACTACGTCCAGCACTCGGGCGAGAGACCAATAGCCATCACCTGGAAGCTGCACCGGCAGATGCCTGCTGACGTTTACGCGACGGCGGCAGCAGTGGCGCAATGA
- the phnC gene encoding phosphonate ABC transporter ATP-binding protein — protein sequence MSVSALEKRTTAALAQAGAPTVRARKLRVQYGQQIALNSVDLDAYPGEVVALLGHSGSGKSTLMKTLTGIAPFTADTLEVAGREVSTQTAGGLRELRSDVGHVFQHFNLVPRLTALTNVLTGGLHSAGPINMLGTFSGTQRAKALELLDRVGLAHKAKQPCRSLSGGEQQRVAIARALMQQPRLILADEPVASLDPRLAGNILGLLRDIAREEQIPVIVSLHVVGLARRYADRVLGLHSGEIVFSGPAANITEEEVHQIYGTDTELLEN from the coding sequence GTGAGCGTCTCCGCTTTGGAGAAGCGAACGACGGCGGCACTCGCCCAGGCGGGCGCGCCCACCGTCCGTGCCCGCAAGCTGCGCGTGCAGTACGGCCAGCAGATCGCCCTCAACAGCGTGGACCTGGACGCATACCCGGGCGAAGTCGTGGCGCTGCTGGGCCACTCGGGGTCCGGCAAGTCGACCCTCATGAAGACCCTCACCGGCATCGCCCCGTTCACGGCGGACACACTGGAGGTGGCCGGCCGCGAGGTCTCCACCCAAACGGCCGGCGGCCTGCGGGAGCTGCGTTCCGACGTCGGGCATGTCTTCCAGCACTTCAACCTGGTGCCGCGCCTCACCGCGCTCACCAACGTGCTCACGGGCGGCCTGCACTCCGCAGGACCCATCAACATGCTGGGGACCTTCAGCGGCACCCAGCGCGCAAAGGCCCTGGAACTCCTGGACCGCGTGGGCCTGGCCCACAAGGCCAAGCAGCCCTGCCGGAGCCTCAGCGGAGGCGAACAGCAGCGCGTCGCGATCGCCCGCGCCCTGATGCAGCAGCCCCGACTCATCCTGGCCGACGAACCCGTCGCCTCCCTTGACCCGCGGCTCGCCGGCAACATCCTCGGCCTCCTCCGCGACATCGCGCGGGAAGAACAGATCCCCGTGATCGTCAGCCTGCACGTAGTGGGGCTTGCCCGCCGCTACGCAGACCGTGTCCTGGGCCTGCACTCCGGCGAGATCGTCTTCTCCGGCCCCGCCGCCAACATCACCGAAGAGGAGGTGCACCAGATCTATGGCACAGACACCGAGCTCCTTGAAAACTGA
- the phnD gene encoding phosphate/phosphite/phosphonate ABC transporter substrate-binding protein — protein MHARAGIIATSLIGLVALTGALAGCSSDANASTANQSKTELVFATPPGTDDPEEQAIMTDLSHMVGEASGRTVTNLQPADYLGVVEAVRNGSVDVAVLSQFSAALAYKTDSVDPLLVWGASSEPASFCLAKKDSGIKTAADLKGHQIAFVDPGSTTGYFMPKSLFKKAGLTDGTDYKSTFAGSHDSAVLAMANGSVDVACTARQLYPTFVQKGVIKEDDVTIIAKSDPIPVGISIVVRKGLDEQAREALKAKLPALMAGNAKLVKTFGLKGEPAKDPEFSTYAPLVDVAQSIGVDLKDLR, from the coding sequence ATGCATGCTCGTGCAGGCATCATCGCAACTTCACTCATCGGCCTGGTAGCACTCACCGGAGCCCTGGCCGGCTGCTCCAGCGACGCCAACGCGTCCACCGCAAACCAAAGCAAGACGGAACTCGTCTTCGCCACTCCCCCGGGCACGGACGACCCCGAGGAGCAGGCCATCATGACCGACCTCTCCCACATGGTGGGCGAAGCCTCCGGCCGCACCGTGACCAACCTCCAGCCCGCCGACTACCTGGGCGTCGTGGAAGCCGTCCGCAACGGCTCCGTGGATGTCGCCGTGCTCAGCCAGTTCTCCGCCGCCCTCGCCTACAAGACAGACAGCGTGGATCCCCTCCTGGTGTGGGGCGCCAGCTCCGAGCCCGCCAGCTTCTGCCTGGCCAAGAAGGACAGCGGTATCAAGACCGCCGCCGACCTGAAGGGCCACCAGATCGCGTTCGTGGACCCCGGCTCCACCACCGGCTACTTCATGCCCAAATCCCTCTTCAAGAAGGCCGGCCTCACCGACGGCACCGATTACAAGAGCACCTTCGCCGGCTCGCACGACTCCGCCGTGCTGGCCATGGCCAACGGCAGCGTGGACGTGGCCTGCACCGCCCGCCAGCTCTACCCCACCTTCGTCCAGAAGGGCGTCATCAAGGAAGACGACGTCACCATCATCGCCAAGTCCGATCCCATCCCGGTGGGCATCTCCATCGTGGTCCGCAAGGGCCTCGACGAGCAGGCACGCGAAGCCCTCAAAGCCAAGCTCCCCGCCCTCATGGCCGGCAACGCGAAGCTCGTGAAGACCTTCGGCCTCAAGGGCGAGCCCGCCAAGGACCCCGAGTTCAGCACTTACGCCCCCCTGGTTGACGTGGCCCAGTCCATCGGCGTGGACCTCAAGGACCTCCGGTGA
- a CDS encoding VOC family protein, which yields MDQQLHFITFATEDLDRARAFYKDGLGWDPLMDVPGEIIFFQVAPGLVLGLFDAAKFDQDLNSQEKTPGVSGVTLSHNVGSAAEVSSTIEKLAAAGATILKPAQPGAFGGIFHGHVKDPNGIIWEIAHNPGWRIGSDGRVVFG from the coding sequence ATGGACCAGCAACTGCACTTCATCACCTTCGCCACCGAGGACCTTGACCGTGCCCGCGCCTTCTACAAAGACGGACTCGGCTGGGACCCGCTGATGGATGTCCCCGGCGAGATCATCTTCTTCCAGGTCGCGCCAGGACTGGTCCTGGGGCTGTTTGACGCCGCGAAGTTCGACCAGGACCTGAACAGCCAGGAGAAGACCCCCGGCGTCAGCGGCGTGACCCTCTCCCACAACGTCGGCAGCGCGGCCGAAGTGTCCAGCACCATCGAAAAGCTCGCGGCAGCCGGGGCCACCATCCTGAAGCCGGCGCAGCCCGGCGCCTTCGGCGGCATCTTCCACGGCCACGTCAAGGACCCCAACGGCATCATCTGGGAGATCGCGCACAACCCGGGCTGGCGCATCGGCAGCGACGGCAGGGTCGTCTTCGGATGA
- a CDS encoding NERD domain-containing protein produces the protein MKCIPEEPEFGEGQLAEKAVWDALKNSLPEDVVLAHSVQVRDGRSEHEIDLLVLWPGVGIAAIEVKGGQVSIADGQWYQSDRQGKHKIQSPVAQSQSSLHALRDWLGKQLGSRVSSRCAYMVSLPYTHVPNDWAMAGCPRSLILDQNDSKSPAELVRRAIENEGGGAAPLTPAFLDRIVRKLSGDLDAAVGPGRNPREDEDVQDHLTERQAVLLQATRSLPRIRFTGGAGSGKTWLAVEKARLLSRQGKRVGLFCYNKGLGQYLRDRVSTWRQAKPAFTGEFHEYVRGLGVPDGAGQDYFDVEMPRLLKELAAGLGPGERLDAVVVDEAQDFAPLWWDALLACTKDPAGGEVYAFMDDHQDVYRRWNGTTADLAFGPTATFVPIHIDDNLRNTRKIAETFKGFAGEHFTPRGSTGLPVRLVDCPTEEALDVAADCVDALIAEGWANNQIALLTTKKRHPVHLDYFERGATEEYWREFHAGEAEFYGHVLGFKGLERSVVVLCVNGFKDMDRAAEQLYVGLSRARSLLVVVGDPGLLAEAGGRELKAALSRMQAWTPAPH, from the coding sequence ATGAAGTGCATACCGGAGGAGCCGGAATTCGGTGAGGGACAGCTGGCGGAGAAGGCCGTCTGGGACGCACTCAAGAACAGCCTCCCCGAAGACGTTGTCCTGGCCCACTCCGTCCAAGTGCGCGACGGACGGAGCGAGCACGAGATTGATCTGCTCGTCCTCTGGCCCGGCGTGGGCATCGCGGCCATCGAGGTCAAGGGCGGCCAGGTCAGCATCGCCGACGGCCAGTGGTACCAGTCCGACCGACAGGGCAAACACAAGATCCAGAGCCCCGTGGCGCAGTCGCAGAGTTCCCTGCACGCGCTCAGGGACTGGCTCGGGAAGCAGCTCGGTTCGCGAGTGAGCAGCCGTTGTGCCTACATGGTCAGCCTGCCCTACACCCATGTGCCCAACGACTGGGCCATGGCAGGCTGCCCCAGATCCCTGATCCTGGACCAGAACGACAGCAAATCCCCCGCCGAGCTCGTGCGCCGGGCAATCGAGAACGAAGGCGGCGGCGCCGCCCCGCTGACCCCGGCCTTCCTGGACCGCATCGTCCGCAAGTTGAGCGGAGACCTTGACGCCGCCGTCGGGCCCGGCCGCAATCCCCGGGAGGATGAAGACGTTCAGGACCACCTCACCGAGCGCCAGGCCGTACTGCTTCAAGCGACACGGTCACTCCCCCGGATCCGTTTCACCGGCGGTGCCGGCAGCGGGAAAACCTGGCTCGCCGTGGAGAAGGCCCGGCTGCTCAGCAGGCAGGGCAAACGCGTCGGCCTCTTTTGCTACAACAAAGGCCTTGGTCAGTATCTCCGGGACCGAGTCTCGACGTGGCGCCAGGCCAAGCCCGCATTCACCGGTGAGTTCCACGAATACGTGCGCGGGCTGGGGGTCCCGGACGGTGCGGGGCAGGACTACTTCGATGTGGAAATGCCCCGGCTGCTGAAGGAACTCGCAGCCGGCCTGGGGCCAGGCGAGCGGCTGGACGCGGTCGTCGTCGATGAAGCGCAGGACTTTGCCCCGCTGTGGTGGGACGCGCTGCTCGCCTGCACCAAGGACCCCGCCGGCGGCGAGGTCTACGCGTTCATGGACGACCACCAGGACGTCTACCGCAGGTGGAACGGTACGACGGCGGACCTCGCGTTCGGTCCCACCGCAACGTTTGTGCCCATCCACATTGATGACAACCTGCGGAACACCCGAAAAATCGCCGAGACATTCAAAGGCTTTGCCGGCGAACACTTCACGCCCCGCGGCAGCACCGGCCTGCCGGTCCGCTTGGTGGATTGCCCTACGGAGGAGGCGCTGGATGTCGCGGCTGACTGCGTGGACGCGCTTATCGCTGAAGGGTGGGCCAACAACCAGATCGCGCTCCTCACCACCAAGAAGCGGCACCCGGTGCACCTGGACTACTTCGAACGCGGCGCCACCGAAGAGTACTGGCGCGAGTTCCACGCCGGTGAAGCCGAGTTCTATGGCCACGTGTTGGGCTTCAAGGGCCTGGAACGCTCCGTTGTGGTGCTCTGCGTCAACGGCTTCAAGGATATGGATCGGGCAGCCGAGCAACTCTACGTCGGGCTATCCCGGGCGCGGAGCCTGCTGGTGGTGGTTGGCGATCCAGGGTTGCTGGCGGAAGCCGGCGGCCGGGAGTTGAAGGCTGCGTTGTCGCGGATGCAGGCGTGGACGCCGGCGCCCCACTAG
- the phnE gene encoding phosphonate ABC transporter, permease protein PhnE → MKTDTAAPAETGKQIDTTLPEADRLRLSRPFSLPTPRGALLWVLVAVVLVWAGMGAGFNPDKLLSGIPNMGNFLGRLLPPTFDKFGIIVKLLVETLQMAVVGTVLGALASLLLSFGAASNIAPRWVYTGCRAVLNVLRSIPELIYALMFVSAVGLGPFAGILAIVLGSVGSIGKVYAEAMESVQPGPVEALTAVGANKRQIIGYAVLPQAAPLLVSYTLLLFEGNVRGATILGLVGAGGIGLELTTAMRMYDYGHLCAIIISIIVLVSIIDRVSAFIRAKLS, encoded by the coding sequence TTGAAAACTGACACCGCGGCGCCTGCAGAAACTGGCAAGCAGATCGACACCACGCTCCCCGAGGCCGACCGCCTGCGCCTCTCCCGTCCGTTCAGCCTCCCCACACCGCGGGGCGCCCTGCTGTGGGTGCTGGTGGCCGTGGTCCTCGTGTGGGCCGGCATGGGCGCCGGATTTAACCCGGACAAGCTGCTGAGCGGCATCCCGAACATGGGCAACTTCCTGGGCCGCCTGCTCCCGCCCACGTTCGACAAGTTCGGCATCATCGTCAAGCTCCTCGTCGAGACGCTGCAGATGGCGGTGGTTGGCACGGTGCTTGGCGCACTGGCATCGCTGTTGCTGAGCTTCGGCGCGGCCAGCAACATTGCCCCGCGCTGGGTCTACACGGGCTGCCGGGCTGTTCTGAACGTGCTGCGCTCCATCCCCGAGCTCATCTACGCCCTGATGTTCGTCTCCGCCGTGGGCCTTGGACCGTTCGCCGGCATCCTGGCGATCGTGCTGGGCTCAGTGGGCTCCATCGGCAAGGTCTACGCCGAGGCCATGGAATCCGTGCAGCCCGGACCCGTGGAAGCGCTCACCGCCGTCGGCGCCAACAAGCGGCAGATCATCGGCTACGCGGTCCTCCCGCAGGCGGCTCCACTGCTGGTCAGCTACACCCTCCTGCTCTTCGAGGGCAACGTTCGCGGCGCCACCATCCTGGGCCTCGTGGGTGCGGGCGGCATCGGCCTGGAACTCACCACTGCCATGCGCATGTACGACTACGGGCACCTCTGCGCCATCATCATCAGCATCATCGTCCTGGTCAGCATCATCGACCGCGTCAGCGCCTTCATCCGCGCCAAACTCAGCTAG
- a CDS encoding anthrone oxygenase family protein, which produces MNAWLPVIAGTGSAVVGGFYFAFSALVMPALRARPAREAAAAMVSINQKAVTAPFMILFFGSAAACAAVAVTAVVEPQTQPPIRVAGAVACLAGWVLTMAVNVPLNNRLAQGGSQPEQEWHGFLRRWVPANHVRAALSIAGAVGLLIPLSP; this is translated from the coding sequence ATGAACGCGTGGCTTCCGGTGATTGCCGGTACCGGTTCGGCGGTGGTGGGCGGCTTCTACTTCGCCTTTTCCGCACTGGTCATGCCCGCCCTCCGCGCGCGGCCGGCGAGGGAAGCTGCCGCGGCCATGGTTTCCATCAACCAGAAGGCCGTGACAGCTCCGTTCATGATCCTGTTCTTCGGCTCCGCCGCCGCCTGCGCGGCCGTGGCGGTGACCGCCGTCGTCGAACCGCAGACCCAGCCGCCCATCAGGGTGGCCGGAGCCGTCGCCTGCCTGGCCGGGTGGGTGCTGACTATGGCGGTCAACGTGCCCCTCAACAACCGCCTGGCACAGGGCGGCAGCCAGCCGGAGCAGGAGTGGCACGGCTTCTTGCGGCGGTGGGTTCCGGCCAACCACGTCCGTGCAGCTCTTTCCATCGCCGGCGCGGTGGGGTTGTTGATCCCGCTGAGCCCCTAA
- a CDS encoding AraC family transcriptional regulator, producing MDPLSQFLTGPRAQAAFALRVVMDPPFAIDVQDGAALTVIVAVSGQAWIAVEGAAPRSLGLGQAATVRGPAPYLVTDTPGRPPTVVIGAGQSCRTPAGEHLELTFSQGMRTWGNSPDGGTVLLIGTYQSTAAAGQLVTSALPTLAVFTEEEIDAGLLTLLERELTHPRLGQESALDRVLDLLLLHLVRVCVDRTESRVPSWAAGTRDPVVARALALLHQEPEAPWTVAELALRSHVSRATMAARFRTAVGQPPMAYLTTWRLALAADRLASSTATTAVIAEEVGYSNAFAFSTAFSRVYGVSPSGYRRSQGHDARPAAAVPGS from the coding sequence ATGGATCCGCTGTCGCAGTTCCTCACCGGACCCCGGGCGCAAGCCGCGTTCGCCCTCAGGGTGGTGATGGACCCGCCGTTCGCCATTGATGTCCAGGACGGGGCCGCACTGACCGTGATTGTTGCCGTCAGCGGCCAGGCCTGGATCGCCGTCGAAGGGGCTGCCCCACGGTCCCTGGGCCTGGGTCAGGCCGCCACTGTCCGCGGACCTGCCCCGTACCTTGTGACCGACACTCCCGGCCGGCCACCCACTGTGGTGATCGGCGCCGGCCAGTCCTGCCGCACGCCGGCCGGGGAGCATCTGGAGCTCACGTTTTCCCAAGGCATGCGGACCTGGGGCAACAGCCCCGACGGCGGCACGGTTCTTCTGATCGGCACGTACCAGTCGACCGCCGCGGCCGGCCAGCTGGTCACCTCCGCCCTGCCTACCCTGGCCGTCTTCACCGAGGAGGAGATCGACGCCGGCCTGCTCACGCTGCTCGAACGCGAACTCACCCACCCGCGGTTGGGGCAGGAGAGCGCCCTGGACCGGGTGCTGGATCTACTGCTGCTGCATCTGGTGCGCGTATGTGTGGACCGCACCGAGTCCAGGGTCCCCAGCTGGGCGGCGGGCACCCGCGATCCTGTGGTTGCCCGGGCGCTGGCGCTCCTGCACCAGGAACCGGAGGCGCCGTGGACAGTGGCCGAACTCGCCCTGCGCTCGCACGTCTCCCGGGCCACCATGGCCGCCAGGTTCCGCACCGCCGTGGGGCAACCGCCCATGGCCTACCTCACCACCTGGCGCCTGGCCCTGGCCGCCGACAGACTCGCCTCCAGCACCGCCACCACTGCGGTCATTGCCGAAGAGGTCGGCTACAGCAATGCGTTCGCGTTCAGCACCGCATTCTCACGGGTCTACGGCGTCAGCCCAAGCGGCTACCGGCGCTCCCAGGGTCACGACGCACGTCCCGCAGCCGCGGTTCCCGGAAGCTGA
- a CDS encoding MFS transporter, producing MSTKKPRPGLAIAALGLGTSLNPLNSSMIAVALVVLREDFALDVGTVTWVITSFYLASAAGQPLMGRLADRFGPRRLFTFGMALVVVTCAVAPFLPNFALVCVARALMAVGTATAYPSAVVMVTELSRLAGLPSTRPLGRIQMANTSAAAVGPVVGGLLVSLLGWQALFAINVPLALLALVVVHRAAPADAGRETGSLGKLIRESDIPGILAFVTSLTLAMMALLNVMPGYRWWLLGAATVLAGLFAWRELRFSPPFLDLRLLGRNRPLLLVYLLFVVFSGVYYFVFFGLPQLLQEAGHYDAGLVGLLVLPLPAVSVLVTPLAARFIERFGVRSVMIAGALALAGASGALGLLTLSLWPPLVLVAAALMGVPYGAVSTASNQGLYVSARPEERGVAAGIFQTCRYLGAITATVLIGVLYGPGVNQANWGLMVLVMLGLSSVVLVLAVAWRKPGV from the coding sequence GTGAGCACGAAGAAACCCCGTCCCGGCCTCGCGATCGCAGCGCTTGGCCTCGGAACATCCCTGAACCCGCTCAACTCGTCCATGATCGCCGTCGCCTTGGTGGTGCTGCGTGAGGATTTCGCGCTCGACGTCGGGACCGTCACCTGGGTGATCACCTCGTTCTACCTCGCCTCCGCAGCGGGGCAGCCGCTCATGGGCAGGCTCGCCGACCGCTTCGGGCCGCGGCGCCTGTTCACCTTCGGGATGGCTTTGGTGGTGGTGACGTGCGCGGTGGCGCCGTTCCTGCCCAACTTTGCCCTGGTCTGTGTGGCCCGCGCGCTCATGGCCGTCGGGACCGCGACGGCGTACCCGTCCGCCGTCGTGATGGTCACCGAACTGAGCCGGCTGGCTGGGCTGCCGTCCACCCGCCCGCTGGGCCGGATCCAGATGGCGAACACCTCGGCGGCCGCGGTGGGGCCCGTGGTCGGCGGTTTGCTGGTGAGCCTGCTGGGCTGGCAGGCGCTGTTCGCGATCAACGTTCCGCTCGCGTTGCTGGCGCTGGTTGTGGTGCACCGGGCGGCGCCGGCCGACGCAGGGCGCGAGACGGGCTCACTCGGGAAGCTGATCCGCGAGTCCGATATCCCCGGCATCCTCGCCTTCGTCACCTCGCTCACGCTGGCCATGATGGCGCTGCTCAACGTCATGCCGGGCTACCGCTGGTGGCTCCTGGGCGCCGCGACCGTCCTGGCGGGGCTGTTTGCCTGGCGCGAGCTGCGCTTCAGCCCGCCGTTCCTGGACCTGCGGCTGCTGGGCCGCAACAGGCCGCTGCTGCTGGTGTACCTGCTGTTCGTCGTCTTCAGCGGTGTGTACTACTTCGTGTTCTTTGGCCTGCCGCAGCTGCTGCAGGAGGCAGGACATTACGACGCCGGGCTGGTGGGCCTGCTGGTGCTACCCCTTCCGGCGGTCTCGGTTCTGGTGACCCCGCTGGCGGCGCGGTTCATCGAGCGCTTCGGCGTGCGTTCCGTGATGATCGCCGGGGCGCTGGCGCTCGCGGGTGCCTCGGGAGCGCTCGGATTGCTGACGTTGTCGCTGTGGCCGCCGCTGGTGCTGGTGGCTGCAGCTCTGATGGGTGTTCCCTACGGCGCGGTGAGCACGGCCTCCAACCAGGGCCTGTACGTGTCCGCGCGGCCGGAGGAGAGGGGAGTGGCCGCCGGGATCTTCCAGACCTGCCGCTACCTGGGCGCCATCACGGCGACGGTGCTGATCGGTGTGCTGTACGGGCCCGGCGTGAACCAGGCGAACTGGGGGCTGATGGTCTTGGTGATGCTGGGGCTGAGCTCGGTGGTGCTGGTGCTGGCGGTGGCTTGGCGGAAGCCGGGGGTTTAG